GTGAACAGGTCCGCGAGATACGGCACGGCCGAGGACAGGACCCCGGCGGCGATCGCACAGGCGACGGCGCCGGCCGTGGGCGGATGCCGGACGGCCACGGCGATACCGATCGGCAGGAACATCACGGCCGAGATGCCGGCCGCGGCCGCCGCGCCCTGCGCCCCGGGCACGCGTCGGCCGACGGTGCGGTTGAGCAGGATGTACGACGCCCAGCAGGCGGCCGCCAGCAGGCCCAGGGCCATGCCGAGGTAGTCGGTCGAGGGCTGCGGGCGCATCAGCGTGATGACTCCGGCCGCGGCGATCACCGCGCAGCCCACGTCCACGCGGCGCCGCGAGGACGCCAGGGCGATGGTGAGCGGGCCGAGAAACTCCAGGGTGACCGCCAGGCCGAGGCCGACGCGTTCGATCGCCGAGTACAGCGAGAGGTTCATGGTGCCGAACACCAGGGCCAGCAGCAGTACCGGCCACCACTGTGCCCAGGTGAACGACCGCAGCCGCGGCCTGCCGACGGCGATCAGGACGAGGGCGGCGACGTACTGGCGCACGGCGACGACGCCGACCGGGCCCAGCACGGGAAAGGCGAGGGAGCCGATCGCGGCGCCGGTCTGGTTGGACAGACCACTGCCGACCATCGTGGTCACGCCGGCCAGACGACCGCCGCCCGGTTCGGAGGCGGCCGGTGCGGAGGTGGCTCGCAGGGTCGCGCGCGTCGGCGCGGCGGGAGCGGGGCGGGTGCGCATACGCCGATCGTGGGACCGGCCCATCCTTGCGCAAAATGCGTTCGCACGACCATCTATACGCTTGAGTCATGGATGTCGAGCTGAAGCAGTTGCGCTGCCTCGTCGCGATCGTCGACGAGGGCACCTTCACCGACGCCGCCATCGCCCTCGGCGTCTCCCAGGCCGCCGTCTCCCGATCGCTGGCCTCCCTCGAACGTGCTCTGGGCGTCCGGCTGCTTCGGCGCACCTCCCGCGAGGTCACCCCGACGGGGACGGGACTGCGCGTCCTGGCGCACGCCCGCCGGGTGCTCGGCGAGGTGGACGGCCTGGTCAGGGAGGCGACCTCCGGGCACGCCCGGCTGCGGATGGGCTACGCCTGGGCGGCACTCGGCCGGCACACCCCGGCCTTCCAGCGCCGCTGGGCCGCCGCCCACCCGGGGACCGACCTCCAGCTCGTACGTGCCAACTCCTCCACCGCGGGGCTCGCCGAGGGCGCCTGCGACCTGTCGGTCGTGCGCAGGCCGGTGGACGACCGACGGTTCGACTCCGCCATCGTGGGACTGGAGCGGCGACTGTGCGCGGTGGCCGCCGACGACCCCCTGGCCAGGCGTCGCTCGGTCCGGCTGGCCGACCTCAGCGGGCGCACCCTCGTCGTCGACCGCCGTACCGGCACCACGACCACCGACCTCTGGCCGCCCGACTCGCGTCCGGCGATCGAGGAGACGCACGACGTCGACGACTGGCTCACGGTGATCTCCACGGGCCGCTGCATCGGCATGACCGCCGAGGCCACCGCCCACCAGTACCCACGCCCAGGAGTCGTCTACCGGCCGGTCCGCGACGCCGAACCCATCGCAGTACGCCTCGCCTGGTGGCGCGACGACCCGCATCCGGCCACGCAGGCGGCGATCGAGCTGCTGACGGCCCTGTACCGGGGCGACTGACACGGCACACACGGGGGGAACCGACAAGGCACACGGGGCGGGAAGGGCCCTATCCACTTCTCGCGGATCCTGATTGCGCGGTGCGCGGCCGTGAACCGCTTCCCCGCGCCTGTCCGGGTCCTTCCCGTCACCTCCAGCACACCATGCCGGCGGCGGGTACGCCAGGCCCGTTCGTCCCTTCATGAGGGCACAAAGGTGACAACATGGGCGGGACGGGTACCCATGAGCGGATCCCGCCCGGCGCGGGTGAACCGTCGAGTGGAGGTGGGGAGGCCGTGCGCCTCGCATTCCATGGTGCCGACGCGGCCGGACGTCCCCCGGACGCCGTAGCCGCGCGACGGCGCCCCGTGCGCCGAGCGCGCCCCGTCCCTCCCCAGCGGTCGTGACCGTGCGGCGGCCCTCCGGCGCAGGCGAATCCCGGGTTGCTCCCGACCCTTCCGCGACCCCGCTCGCGCCCGCCCTGCGGGAAGTGCGTGCCGTCGTCTTCGACACCGACGGGGTGATCACCGACTCGGCGAAGGTGCACGCCGCCGCATGGAAGGTCGCCTTCGACGACTACCTGCGCGCCCATCCGCCCGCCGATCCCGATCAGCGACACCTCTTCGACGTGCGGGACGACTACCTGCGCCATGTGGACGGCAAGTCCCGCCTCGACGGAGCAGCCGCCTTCCTCGCCGCGCGCGGCATCGACACGTCGGAGGAGACGGTCCGGACCGTCGCCGAGGCCAAGGAGCGCCTCTTCACGGCCCGGCTGCGCGATCAGGGCGTCGACGCCTACCCGGGCACCGTACGGCTCGTGCGGGCACTGCGCGCCGCGGGAGTGCCGCGAGCCGCCGCGTCCGCGTCCCGGCATGCGGGTGAGCTGTTGAGCCGGGCGGGTGTGCTCGATCTGTTCGACGCCCTGGTGGACGGCGGTGAGGCGGCCCGGCTGGGTCTCGCGGGCAAGCCGCAGCCCGACCTGTTCCTGGAGGCAGTGGACCGGCTCGGCGTGGCGGCCGACCGTGCCGCCGTCGTCGAGGATGCCCTGGCGGGCGTGGAGGCCGGCAGACGGGGCGGATTCGCCCTGGTGGTCGGCGTGGACCGGGCCGCCGGGCCGGACACGGGGGCGCGGCTGCTGCGGCACGGCGCCGACATCGTCGTACGCGACCTCGGAGAACTCTGTGCGGGAGGGGAGCCGAAGTGACCGAGCCGGGCAGGGAGGCCGAGGCGATGGATCTGGGCACGGAAGTCGAAGTGGACGGCTGGAGCTGGGAGTACGCCGGCTACACACCCGCCGACGAGCGGCTGCGCGAATCGCTGTGCACGCTCGGCAACGGCTACTTCGCCACCAGGGGCGCGCTCCCCGAGTGCGCCGCCGACGATGTCCACTACCCGGGGACCTATGTGGCCGGCATCTACAACCGGCTCACCTCGGACGTGTCGGGCCGCCAGGTGGAGAACGAGGACATGGTCAATGTCCCGAACTGGCTGCCCCTGCGCTTCCGCATCCCCGAGGGGCCCTGGATCGACCCCGACACCGCCGACGTCCTCGAACACCGGCAGATGCTGCTCCTGGCCGAAGGGCTGCTGGAGCGCCGTACGCGCTACGACCTCGGCGACAACCGTGTGTTGACCGTACGTCAGCTTCGCATGGTGCATATGGCCGACCCACATGTGGCGGCCCTCCGTACCGAGTTCACGGTCGACGGGTTCTCCGGCCGGCTGGAGGTGGAGGCCGCCCTGGACGGCGGGGTCACCAACTCCGGCGTGGCACGCTACCGGGACCTCGACGGCCGCCATCTGACCCACATCCACACCGGCGTCTCCGCCCCGGACACGGTCTGGCTGCGCTGCCGCACCCGCACCTCGGACGTCCGGATCGGCCTCGCGGCCCGCCTCACCGCCGACGTGCCGGTCGTGGTGCGCCATGAACTCCCGCATGTCATCCAGCAGTTGACGATCGACCTGGAACCCGGCCGTACCGTCACCGTCGACAAGACCGTCGCCCTGCACACGTCCCGCGACCCGGCGATCAGCGACCCGCTGCACGCCGCCGTCGACCGGGTGGGCCGGTCCCCGGACTTCGACGCGCTCGCCGCGTGGCATCGCGCGGCCTGGGACCAGCTCTGGCGCCGCGCCGAACTCGACGTACCCGGTGAGTCGGGCCGCATCCTGCGCCTGCACCTCTTCCACGTCCTGCAGACCCTCTCCCCGCACACCGCCGACCTCGACGTAGGCGTGCCCGCCCGAGGACTGCACGGCGAGGCCTACCGCGGCCATGTCTTCTGGGACGAGCTGTTCGTGCTGCCCTACCTCAACCTGCACTTCCCGGAGGTCTCCCGCGCGCTGCTCCGCTACCGCCACCGCCGCCTCGAACAGGCCCGCACCACCGCCGCGGCGGCCGGCCACCGGGGCGCGATGTACCCCTGGCAGAGCGGCAGCGACGGGCGCGAGGAGACCCAGCAGCTGCACCTCAACCCACGCTCGGGACGCTGGCTGGCCGACCACTCCCACCTCCAGCACCATGTGGGATCGGCCATCGCATACAACGTGTGGC
The DNA window shown above is from Streptomyces chartreusis and carries:
- a CDS encoding HAD family hydrolase, which gives rise to MRRPSGAGESRVAPDPSATPLAPALREVRAVVFDTDGVITDSAKVHAAAWKVAFDDYLRAHPPADPDQRHLFDVRDDYLRHVDGKSRLDGAAAFLAARGIDTSEETVRTVAEAKERLFTARLRDQGVDAYPGTVRLVRALRAAGVPRAAASASRHAGELLSRAGVLDLFDALVDGGEAARLGLAGKPQPDLFLEAVDRLGVAADRAAVVEDALAGVEAGRRGGFALVVGVDRAAGPDTGARLLRHGADIVVRDLGELCAGGEPK
- a CDS encoding glycoside hydrolase family 65 protein, coding for MDGWSWEYAGYTPADERLRESLCTLGNGYFATRGALPECAADDVHYPGTYVAGIYNRLTSDVSGRQVENEDMVNVPNWLPLRFRIPEGPWIDPDTADVLEHRQMLLLAEGLLERRTRYDLGDNRVLTVRQLRMVHMADPHVAALRTEFTVDGFSGRLEVEAALDGGVTNSGVARYRDLDGRHLTHIHTGVSAPDTVWLRCRTRTSDVRIGLAARLTADVPVVVRHELPHVIQQLTIDLEPGRTVTVDKTVALHTSRDPAISDPLHAAVDRVGRSPDFDALAAWHRAAWDQLWRRAELDVPGESGRILRLHLFHVLQTLSPHTADLDVGVPARGLHGEAYRGHVFWDELFVLPYLNLHFPEVSRALLRYRHRRLEQARTTAAAAGHRGAMYPWQSGSDGREETQQLHLNPRSGRWLADHSHLQHHVGSAIAYNVWQYCEASGDLEFRHTKGAEMLLQIARFWGDKAVHDDAMGRYRIKGVVGPDEYHEAYPDADGPGLDDNAYTNVTATWVLARTLELLDTLPEPRRRELAERTGLTAGELELWEDVSHTLHVPFHDDVISQFEGYGELSELDWHGYRGRYGDIRRLDRILEAEGDTVNRYKASKQADVLMLGYLFAPTELGGLFRRLGHRLEEDMWRRTVDYYMHRTSHGSTLSGLVHGWVLARCRRSEAWKFVQEALQGDIADVQGGTTGEGIHLGAMAGTLDLVQRGLTGLETRGGALWLDPVPMPELSTYGFALRYQHNWGVRLRLERGLLEIEVPSSDASPIDVRLPDREVSLQPGEKGRLVLPD
- a CDS encoding LysR family transcriptional regulator — its product is MDVELKQLRCLVAIVDEGTFTDAAIALGVSQAAVSRSLASLERALGVRLLRRTSREVTPTGTGLRVLAHARRVLGEVDGLVREATSGHARLRMGYAWAALGRHTPAFQRRWAAAHPGTDLQLVRANSSTAGLAEGACDLSVVRRPVDDRRFDSAIVGLERRLCAVAADDPLARRRSVRLADLSGRTLVVDRRTGTTTTDLWPPDSRPAIEETHDVDDWLTVISTGRCIGMTAEATAHQYPRPGVVYRPVRDAEPIAVRLAWWRDDPHPATQAAIELLTALYRGD
- a CDS encoding EamA family transporter; its protein translation is MRTRPAPAAPTRATLRATSAPAASEPGGGRLAGVTTMVGSGLSNQTGAAIGSLAFPVLGPVGVVAVRQYVAALVLIAVGRPRLRSFTWAQWWPVLLLALVFGTMNLSLYSAIERVGLGLAVTLEFLGPLTIALASSRRRVDVGCAVIAAAGVITLMRPQPSTDYLGMALGLLAAACWASYILLNRTVGRRVPGAQGAAAAAGISAVMFLPIGIAVAVRHPPTAGAVACAIAAGVLSSAVPYLADLFTLRHVPPRAFGLFMSVNPVLAALVGMIGLGQGLGGPEWAGIGAIVAANVLSIVTSRS